A region of Nitrospira sp. DNA encodes the following proteins:
- a CDS encoding nuclear transport factor 2 family protein, whose protein sequence is MMDEKFVRAFAAEWIDAWNAHDLDRVLVHYADDFEMRSPLIVTIAGEPSGRLKGKAAVRAYWRKGLQLLPDLHFELVAILAGVEGLTLMYRGHRGLVAEVFRFSPDRTVVEVSAHYLLPD, encoded by the coding sequence ATGATGGATGAGAAGTTTGTCCGAGCTTTTGCCGCGGAGTGGATCGATGCCTGGAACGCTCACGATTTGGATCGGGTGCTGGTACATTATGCGGACGACTTTGAGATGCGGTCTCCGCTCATTGTTACGATTGCCGGTGAGCCGAGCGGGCGTCTCAAAGGGAAAGCGGCGGTGCGGGCGTACTGGAGGAAGGGACTGCAGCTCCTCCCGGACTTGCATTTTGAGTTGGTCGCAATTCTGGCCGGGGTGGAGGGGCTCACGCTGATGTATCGTGGCCATCGTGGTCTGGTGGCCGAGGTGTTTCGATTCAGCCCGGATCGAACAGTGGTCGAGGTGAGTGCGCACTATCTTTTGCCAGACTGA
- a CDS encoding SulP family inorganic anion transporter produces the protein MPIIHGLSFSHLRGDLAGGVVAAVVALPLALAFGVASGAGAIAGLYGAIFVGLFAALFGGTPAQVSGPTGPMTVVMAGLIVQFGQEPALAFTAVILGGGLQILLGLSGVGRYITLMPYPVISGFMSGIGAIIIILQAAPLVGHAAQSGSVLATMSMLPSFFMNPVLDALMLGVVSLTIVYGTPEPVGKIIPPPLLALVVGTVLGAFVSPGAPVIGAIPTTIPMPALPAFHLDAMKIIIGQAIVLAVLGSIDSLLTSLVCDNMTRTHHDSNRELIGQGIGNAVAGLFGGLPGAGATMRSVINIRTGGRTPISGALHALVLLAVLLGLGPLAERIPLAVLAGILVKVGVDIIDWRLLRHVMQAPRADVTIMAVVCAMTVLADLIMAVAVGLVLASVLFVKRMADLELMNLRIITAQTPESPLTNEEAAVLGRHEGRIILIHIDGPMSFGSAKDMVRRLEGVSRWSSFSVVVLDLSAVPMIDGTAALAVEDMIHMAESHHQHLVLVGMQAVVREVLEGLGVLRLIPLGNQHASRLDALHHAARLATSPVAS, from the coding sequence GTGCCCATCATTCACGGTTTGTCGTTTTCCCATCTTCGCGGCGATCTCGCCGGCGGGGTCGTTGCTGCCGTTGTCGCGTTGCCGCTGGCGCTCGCCTTTGGTGTGGCGTCAGGCGCCGGGGCGATTGCCGGCCTCTACGGAGCGATCTTCGTGGGATTGTTTGCCGCGTTGTTCGGCGGCACTCCTGCGCAGGTGTCGGGTCCCACCGGCCCGATGACGGTCGTCATGGCGGGTCTTATCGTCCAGTTCGGTCAAGAGCCGGCACTGGCGTTTACGGCCGTCATCCTGGGGGGCGGGCTGCAGATTCTGCTCGGATTGAGCGGCGTCGGACGCTATATCACCTTGATGCCGTATCCTGTGATTTCCGGCTTCATGAGCGGGATCGGCGCGATCATCATTATTCTCCAAGCCGCTCCACTCGTAGGCCACGCTGCCCAGTCCGGGAGCGTCCTTGCGACGATGTCCATGCTGCCGTCGTTCTTTATGAATCCCGTGCTCGACGCGTTGATGCTCGGAGTCGTGTCGCTGACGATTGTGTATGGAACGCCGGAACCTGTGGGGAAAATCATCCCGCCGCCGTTGCTTGCGTTGGTTGTTGGCACGGTATTGGGAGCGTTCGTGTCCCCCGGCGCACCGGTGATCGGCGCGATTCCGACGACGATCCCCATGCCGGCGCTTCCTGCTTTCCATCTCGATGCCATGAAGATCATCATTGGACAGGCGATCGTACTGGCCGTGCTGGGCAGCATCGACAGCCTGCTCACATCGCTGGTCTGCGACAACATGACGCGGACGCACCATGATTCCAACCGCGAGTTGATCGGGCAGGGGATCGGCAATGCTGTGGCCGGCCTGTTTGGAGGACTGCCTGGCGCGGGTGCCACGATGCGTTCGGTCATCAATATCCGTACAGGCGGGAGAACGCCTATTTCCGGTGCGCTCCATGCGCTAGTCTTGCTGGCGGTGCTCCTGGGATTGGGGCCGCTGGCGGAGCGGATTCCGCTCGCCGTGCTGGCTGGGATTCTCGTGAAGGTGGGCGTCGATATTATTGATTGGCGCTTGCTCAGGCATGTGATGCAGGCGCCGCGCGCAGACGTCACGATCATGGCGGTCGTCTGTGCGATGACGGTGTTGGCAGACCTCATCATGGCGGTGGCCGTGGGGCTGGTATTGGCGAGCGTGTTGTTCGTCAAACGGATGGCTGATCTCGAGTTGATGAATCTGCGGATCATTACCGCGCAGACTCCGGAATCTCCACTCACGAATGAAGAGGCGGCGGTGCTTGGCCGTCACGAGGGCCGGATCATTTTGATTCATATCGACGGTCCGATGAGCTTTGGTTCGGCTAAGGACATGGTCCGTCGCTTAGAGGGTGTTTCGCGATGGAGCAGTTTTTCAGTCGTTGTACTGGACTTGTCGGCGGTGCCGATGATCGATGGGACCGCCGCGCTGGCGGTCGAAGATATGATTCACATGGCGGAGTCCCATCACCAGCATCTTGTACTCGTGGGGATGCAAGCGGTTGTGAGGGAGGTGCTGGAGGGGTTGGGAGTGTTGCGGCTGATACCATTGGGCAACCAGCATGCCTCCAGGCTCGATGCGCTTCACCATGCGGCCCGTCTCGCTACATCGCCTGTCGCCTCATAG